One genomic region from Desulfurispira natronophila encodes:
- a CDS encoding LptA/OstA family protein → MIKLLSFILVLTYWVSATYANTVNRSTVESDHLEISAQTGESKFWGNVVFESPQYLLYSGYLLVKSQKDDGDRWQVKELHAWDEVRLLYEDKRGFSDELFYYHDEQIIELVGNARLVDNTGSMEAPLITIYEPTGEVVVKGDEHQRIRVIFED, encoded by the coding sequence GTGCTTACATATTGGGTGAGTGCCACCTACGCAAATACTGTCAATCGATCCACTGTTGAAAGTGATCACCTGGAAATTAGCGCTCAAACCGGCGAGAGTAAATTCTGGGGAAATGTTGTCTTTGAGTCCCCTCAATACCTGCTTTACTCTGGTTACCTCCTAGTGAAGTCGCAAAAAGACGACGGAGACCGCTGGCAGGTTAAAGAGCTCCATGCTTGGGATGAGGTACGTCTTCTCTACGAAGATAAACGAGGTTTCTCCGATGAGCTTTTTTATTATCACGATGAGCAAATTATTGAGCTCGTAGGTAATGCTCGATTGGTCGACAACACTGGATCAATGGAAGCCCCCTTGATAACTATTTACGAGCCTACCGGAGAGGTGGTAGTCAAGGGTGATGAACATCAACGTATACGGGTGATTTTTGAAGACTGA